In the genome of Nocardioides marmoribigeumensis, one region contains:
- a CDS encoding type II secretion system F family protein: MTAWVAAAAAALAVLVALPDRPTGPAVVQAPAEAGSRARGRPLRPVAEAGVLGGGVLLLATLSPAGPLVLGAVAVAGLVVVRLRAAARAERDAAGRQQSVLDACEALVGELRAGRPLAPALDGASRVWPDLAPVALRARLGGDVPDALRDLAARPGADVLRRAAGAWELCASSGSGLVHALDLVLETVRADQAARRQVRTELAATRATARMVSALPLLLLVGAQGAGADPWHVLLATVPGQVCLLAGTGLLGVGLMWIERIARSAVEDQ; this comes from the coding sequence GTGACCGCCTGGGTGGCCGCGGCGGCGGCTGCGCTCGCCGTGCTCGTGGCGCTGCCGGACCGGCCGACCGGACCGGCCGTGGTGCAGGCACCGGCAGAGGCGGGGTCCCGCGCGCGCGGACGTCCGCTCAGGCCGGTCGCCGAGGCCGGGGTGCTCGGGGGCGGTGTCCTCCTGCTCGCGACCCTGTCGCCCGCCGGGCCTCTCGTGCTGGGGGCGGTCGCGGTGGCCGGTCTCGTGGTGGTCCGGCTGCGGGCGGCGGCCCGCGCCGAGCGGGACGCGGCGGGTCGGCAGCAGTCGGTGCTCGACGCCTGCGAGGCCCTCGTGGGCGAGCTGAGGGCCGGCCGGCCCCTCGCGCCGGCCCTCGACGGAGCGTCCCGGGTGTGGCCCGACCTCGCCCCGGTCGCCCTGCGTGCCCGGCTCGGCGGCGACGTGCCCGACGCGCTGCGCGACCTCGCCGCCCGTCCGGGCGCCGACGTGCTCCGGCGTGCGGCCGGAGCCTGGGAGCTGTGCGCGAGCAGTGGCTCGGGCCTCGTGCACGCCCTCGACCTCGTGCTCGAGACGGTGCGCGCCGACCAGGCCGCGCGGCGACAGGTGCGCACCGAGCTGGCCGCCACCCGGGCGACGGCGCGCATGGTCTCGGCGCTCCCGTTGCTCCTCCTCGTCGGGGCGCAGGGTGCCGGGGCCGACCCGTGGCACGTGCTCCTGGCCACCGTGCCGGGGCAGGTCTGCCTCCTCGCCGGCACCGGCCTCCTCGGGGTCGGGCTGATGTGGATCGAACGCATCGCGCGCAGCGCGGTGGAGGACCAGTGA
- a CDS encoding type II secretion system F family protein, producing the protein MTTAWVAAVLAAAAAALCLPPAPRPVPGRDREARPARARAAPAPATWAALAAGAGVLLVAPGPLGLVAAAVVALGVRRKVASAETRTARRRRVAVEQELPHVVDLLASLMVAGAAPEEALERVRRVVHPAMAEELRPWSERLRLGADPSTVWTELADDRLLGRLGACLRRATASGAPVADALDRLGADLRAATRAGTLERVRQVEVRATAPLAACLLPAFVLLGVVPLVAGTVGRLGIG; encoded by the coding sequence GTGACCACCGCCTGGGTGGCCGCCGTCCTCGCCGCGGCGGCCGCCGCCCTGTGCCTCCCACCGGCGCCGCGGCCCGTGCCCGGGCGCGACCGCGAGGCCCGGCCCGCACGGGCACGAGCTGCCCCGGCCCCCGCGACGTGGGCTGCCCTGGCCGCCGGCGCGGGCGTGCTGCTGGTCGCCCCGGGCCCGCTGGGACTGGTGGCGGCCGCCGTGGTCGCGCTCGGCGTACGCCGCAAGGTGGCGTCCGCCGAGACCCGGACCGCACGACGACGGCGCGTGGCGGTCGAGCAGGAGCTCCCGCACGTGGTGGACCTCCTCGCCTCCCTCATGGTCGCCGGCGCTGCTCCGGAGGAGGCGCTCGAGCGCGTGCGGCGGGTGGTGCACCCCGCCATGGCCGAGGAGCTGCGCCCGTGGTCCGAGCGGCTGCGCCTCGGGGCCGACCCCTCGACGGTGTGGACCGAGCTCGCGGACGACCGCCTGCTCGGTCGGCTCGGGGCCTGCCTGAGGCGGGCCACGGCCAGCGGGGCCCCCGTCGCCGACGCGCTCGACCGGCTGGGCGCCGACCTGCGCGCGGCCACGCGCGCCGGCACGCTCGAGCGGGTGCGCCAGGTCGAGGTGCGGGCCACCGCGCCGCTGGCCGCCTGTCTCCTCCCCGCCTTCGTCCTGCTCGGCGTGGTCCCCCTGGTGGCCGGCACCGTCGGCCGCCTCGGCATCGGCTGA
- a CDS encoding DUF4244 domain-containing protein — MVTSPVARTRREMGAVSAEYAAVTAAGCGFAGVLIKFLTSEAGMAILKRILEFFLGLVGVR; from the coding sequence ATGGTCACGTCACCGGTGGCGCGGACGCGTCGAGAGATGGGCGCGGTCAGCGCGGAGTACGCCGCGGTCACGGCCGCGGGCTGCGGGTTCGCGGGGGTGCTGATCAAGTTCCTCACCAGCGAGGCCGGCATGGCGATCCTGAAGAGGATCCTGGAGTTCTTCCTGGGTCTCGTCGGGGTCCGCTGA
- a CDS encoding pilus assembly protein, producing MEVRGGHRASARPAIVRRGRRAGGPPAPGTARAETGAVTAEAAAVLPVLVALCLGLVWCLSLVVAQVRVVDGAREVARVGARGDGDAVAVRAGRQVAPDGASVRLERHGDTVVAVVRVRVRGPGGVFRHLPAPTVHSRAVAAAEPS from the coding sequence GTGGAGGTCCGCGGAGGTCACCGGGCCTCCGCGCGGCCGGCGATCGTGCGCCGGGGCCGCCGCGCCGGCGGGCCCCCGGCCCCGGGCACCGCGCGGGCGGAGACGGGGGCCGTGACCGCGGAGGCGGCGGCGGTGCTGCCCGTCCTGGTCGCGCTCTGCCTCGGGCTCGTCTGGTGCCTCTCGCTCGTGGTCGCCCAGGTCAGGGTCGTCGACGGCGCCCGCGAGGTGGCCCGGGTGGGGGCCCGGGGTGACGGCGACGCGGTGGCGGTGCGGGCCGGGCGGCAGGTCGCCCCCGACGGGGCGAGCGTCCGGCTCGAGCGCCACGGCGACACCGTGGTCGCGGTGGTCAGGGTCCGCGTGCGAGGGCCGGGCGGGGTGTTCCGGCACCTCCCGGCCCCGACCGTGCACTCCCGCGCGGTGGCCGCGGCGGAGCCGTCGTGA
- a CDS encoding Rv3654c family TadE-like protein encodes MTHGEGGFAVPVALGLGGVLVALGLAGTAGGQVLVAQRRAAAAADLAALAGAVAVQHGQDACPAAVRMARLDRASLRSCRVVGEQVRVVGSVSVVLMGHRVVVQARAHAGPRDRQEPAG; translated from the coding sequence GTGACCCACGGCGAGGGCGGGTTCGCCGTCCCGGTCGCCCTGGGTCTCGGTGGCGTGCTCGTCGCTCTCGGTCTGGCCGGCACGGCCGGCGGGCAGGTGCTGGTGGCCCAGCGCCGTGCCGCGGCGGCGGCCGACCTGGCCGCGCTGGCCGGTGCGGTCGCGGTGCAGCACGGCCAGGACGCCTGTCCGGCGGCGGTCCGGATGGCGCGGCTCGACCGGGCGTCACTGCGGTCGTGCCGCGTGGTCGGCGAGCAGGTCCGGGTGGTGGGGTCGGTGTCCGTCGTGCTCATGGGGCACCGGGTCGTGGTGCAGGCGCGTGCCCACGCCGGGCCACGCGACCGTCAGGAGCCGGCCGGGTGA
- a CDS encoding DEAD/DEAH box helicase: MASPPSAPADRQEGGSRVGSDRVGDPRPDPLTDESSGALSRLLAVDPERADRLRHVRRLPAREGRTAPWPDWAAPELVRSLQARGVHQPWEHQVLAAEHAHAGRHVVLATGTASGKSLAFQLPALTAVLGSRRGRRRGATVLYLSPTKALAQDQLAGLGRLGVPGLAACTVDGDSSPEQRQWAQEHAEYVLTNPDLLHHGLLPGHQRWAGFLSRLSYVVVDECHHYRGVFGAHVAAVLRRLRRVCTAYGASPTFVLASATVRDPAASALALTGLECVPVQEDTAPRGPVTLALWEPPLLDGGGEQDARTRRSATAECADLMADLVAHDVHTLTFVRSRHAAETVALQASQRLRPVAPALAGRVAAYRGGYVPEERRRLEADLRSGELVGVAATNALELGVDISGLDAVLIAGYPGSRASFWQQVGRAGRDRGPALAVLVGRDDPLDTYLVDHPDVLLGAPLEPTALDPTNPHVVGPHLCAAAAEVPLTDDDLGLFGDRALEGAIALAAAGLLRQRGARWFWTGAGRPSDLADLRSSGGAPVALVETGSGRVVGTVDVASAPALVHQGAVHLVQGETWLVDRLDLDEGVAELHREDPGFTTTARSVTELEVRHETAERTWGDSRVVRGEVEVTRQVVSFLRRAADTGVVLGEELLDLPARCLPTVAVWWTVPETRWAAAGLTRTTVAGGVHALEHAAVGLLPLVAGCDRSDLGGLSAVVHPDTGELTVFAHDAHPGGAGFADQGFARARAWLSATHDAVASCDCTDGCPSCVQSPRCGSGNDPLDKAAALVLLDLLLAEADEDEPSHPAGS, from the coding sequence GTGGCATCACCACCCTCCGCCCCTGCGGATCGTCAGGAGGGCGGCTCCCGGGTGGGCTCGGACCGGGTCGGGGACCCCCGTCCCGACCCGCTGACGGACGAGTCGTCCGGCGCGCTGTCGCGGCTCCTCGCCGTCGACCCGGAGCGCGCCGACCGGCTCCGTCACGTCCGGCGTCTCCCCGCCCGCGAGGGGCGTACGGCGCCGTGGCCGGACTGGGCCGCGCCGGAGCTGGTGCGGTCGCTGCAGGCCCGCGGCGTGCACCAGCCGTGGGAGCACCAGGTGCTCGCCGCCGAGCACGCGCACGCGGGCCGGCACGTCGTCCTGGCCACGGGGACGGCCTCGGGCAAGTCACTGGCCTTCCAGCTCCCGGCGCTGACCGCGGTGCTCGGCTCGCGCCGGGGCCGGCGGCGCGGGGCGACGGTGCTCTACCTCAGCCCCACCAAGGCGCTCGCGCAGGACCAGCTGGCTGGTCTCGGCCGTCTCGGTGTGCCGGGCCTCGCCGCGTGCACCGTCGACGGCGACAGCTCGCCGGAGCAGCGGCAGTGGGCCCAGGAGCACGCGGAGTACGTCCTGACCAACCCCGACCTGTTGCACCACGGACTGCTGCCGGGCCACCAGCGCTGGGCAGGCTTCCTGTCGCGGCTGTCCTACGTCGTGGTCGACGAGTGCCACCACTACCGCGGCGTCTTCGGGGCCCACGTCGCGGCCGTGCTGCGGCGGCTGCGCCGGGTCTGCACGGCGTACGGCGCGTCCCCGACCTTCGTGCTGGCCTCGGCCACGGTGCGGGACCCGGCCGCCTCGGCCCTGGCGCTGACCGGCCTGGAGTGCGTGCCGGTGCAGGAGGACACCGCACCGCGCGGCCCGGTCACCCTCGCCCTGTGGGAGCCCCCGCTCCTCGACGGCGGTGGGGAGCAGGACGCCCGCACGCGGCGGAGCGCCACGGCGGAGTGCGCCGACCTCATGGCGGACCTGGTCGCCCACGACGTCCACACCCTCACCTTCGTCCGGTCACGTCACGCCGCCGAGACCGTGGCCCTGCAGGCCTCGCAGCGGCTGCGCCCGGTCGCCCCGGCCCTGGCCGGGCGGGTGGCGGCCTACCGCGGTGGCTACGTGCCGGAGGAGCGCCGGCGCCTGGAGGCGGACCTGCGCAGCGGCGAGCTGGTCGGCGTCGCCGCCACCAACGCGCTCGAGCTGGGCGTGGACATCAGCGGGCTCGACGCGGTGCTGATCGCGGGCTACCCCGGCAGCCGCGCGTCGTTCTGGCAGCAGGTCGGCCGGGCCGGGCGCGACCGGGGGCCCGCGCTCGCCGTGCTCGTGGGCCGCGACGATCCCCTCGACACCTATCTCGTCGACCACCCGGACGTCCTCCTCGGTGCCCCGCTGGAGCCGACGGCACTGGACCCGACCAACCCGCACGTCGTCGGGCCCCACCTCTGCGCGGCGGCGGCCGAGGTGCCCCTCACCGACGACGACCTGGGGCTCTTCGGGGACCGGGCGTTGGAGGGCGCGATCGCGCTCGCGGCGGCCGGGCTGTTGCGGCAACGGGGTGCGCGGTGGTTCTGGACCGGCGCCGGCCGGCCCTCCGACCTCGCGGACCTGCGCTCCTCCGGCGGGGCGCCCGTCGCCCTCGTCGAGACGGGCAGCGGCCGGGTCGTCGGCACGGTCGACGTGGCCTCGGCGCCGGCCCTGGTGCACCAGGGTGCCGTCCACCTGGTGCAGGGCGAGACCTGGCTGGTGGACCGGCTCGACCTCGACGAGGGCGTGGCCGAGCTGCACCGCGAGGACCCGGGCTTCACCACCACCGCCCGCTCCGTCACCGAGCTCGAGGTGCGTCACGAGACGGCCGAGCGCACGTGGGGGGACAGTCGCGTGGTGCGGGGCGAGGTCGAGGTGACCCGGCAGGTCGTGTCGTTCCTCCGCCGCGCCGCGGACACCGGGGTCGTCCTCGGCGAGGAGCTGCTGGACCTCCCGGCCCGCTGCCTCCCGACGGTCGCGGTGTGGTGGACCGTCCCGGAGACGCGCTGGGCGGCGGCCGGCCTCACCAGGACGACCGTCGCCGGCGGCGTGCACGCGCTCGAGCACGCGGCGGTCGGTCTGCTGCCCCTGGTGGCAGGGTGCGACCGCAGCGACCTCGGCGGCCTCTCGGCGGTGGTCCACCCCGACACCGGCGAGCTCACGGTCTTCGCCCACGACGCCCACCCGGGAGGGGCGGGGTTCGCCGACCAGGGCTTCGCCCGCGCACGGGCGTGGCTGAGCGCCACCCACGACGCGGTCGCGTCCTGCGACTGCACCGACGGGTGCCCCTCGTGCGTGCAGTCCCCTCGTTGCGGGAGCGGCAACGACCCGCTGGACAAGGCCGCCGCCCTGGTCCTGCTCGACCTGCTGCTGGCGGAGGCGGACGAGGACGAGCCGTCTCACCCGGCCGGCTCCTGA